One genomic region from Arthrobacter sp. FB24 encodes:
- the pafA gene encoding Pup--protein ligase — MDKRIFGIETEFGISYSSPDSRPLAPEEVARYLFRKVVSWGRSSNVFLTNGSRLYLDVGSHPEYATAECDDLGQLIAHDRAGELILDDLVDEAQERLAAEGFNGTVYLFKNNTDSAGNSYGSHENYLIPRRGEFSRLAEILIPFLVTRQLIAGAGKILKTPHGATFAFSQRADHIWEGVSSATTRSRPIINTRDEPHADAEFYRRLHVIVGDSNMSETTALMKVGTVDLILRMIEAGVIMRDMRMENPIRSIREISHDLSGRALIRLANGRQLTALEIQREYLNKVTSFVAENGAHNQHVPLILDLWERTLTAIESGDTSTIDTEIDWAIKKKLMDSYRKRHGLGLDAPRIAQLDLTYHDISRTRGLYYLLQSRGAVRRVVDDTAVKDAVDAPPQTTRAKLRGDFVRRAQELGRDYTVDWVHLKLNDRAHQTILCKDPFRNVDERVDALLDSMG; from the coding sequence ATGGACAAGCGCATTTTCGGCATTGAAACCGAATTCGGCATCTCGTACTCGAGCCCGGACTCGCGTCCGCTAGCACCGGAGGAAGTGGCACGCTACCTCTTCCGCAAGGTGGTCAGCTGGGGCCGTTCCTCCAATGTGTTCCTGACGAACGGGTCACGCCTATACCTGGACGTGGGCTCCCACCCCGAGTACGCGACCGCCGAATGCGACGACCTGGGACAGCTGATCGCCCACGACCGCGCGGGTGAACTGATCCTGGACGACCTCGTGGACGAGGCCCAGGAAAGGCTCGCCGCCGAGGGATTCAACGGCACCGTTTACCTTTTCAAGAACAACACCGACTCCGCGGGCAATTCATACGGCAGCCACGAAAACTACCTCATTCCCCGCCGCGGTGAATTCTCGAGGCTGGCCGAGATCCTCATCCCCTTCCTGGTAACACGCCAGCTCATCGCCGGTGCCGGCAAGATCCTGAAGACCCCGCACGGCGCCACTTTTGCCTTTTCCCAGCGCGCGGACCATATCTGGGAAGGCGTTTCCTCCGCAACCACCCGGTCCCGTCCTATCATCAACACCCGGGACGAACCGCACGCCGACGCTGAGTTCTACCGCCGCCTCCACGTCATCGTGGGCGACTCCAACATGTCCGAAACTACGGCCCTGATGAAGGTCGGCACGGTGGACCTGATCCTCCGTATGATCGAGGCCGGGGTGATCATGCGGGACATGCGGATGGAGAATCCGATCCGCAGCATCCGTGAGATCTCCCACGACCTCAGTGGAAGGGCGCTCATCCGCCTTGCGAACGGCCGTCAGCTGACAGCCCTGGAAATCCAGCGTGAGTACCTCAACAAAGTCACGTCCTTTGTCGCCGAGAACGGCGCCCACAACCAGCATGTGCCGCTCATCCTGGACCTCTGGGAACGGACGCTGACGGCCATTGAAAGCGGAGACACCAGCACGATTGACACTGAGATCGACTGGGCCATCAAGAAAAAGCTGATGGACAGCTACCGGAAACGGCACGGACTCGGGCTGGATGCACCGAGGATCGCCCAGCTGGACCTCACCTACCACGACATTTCGCGGACCCGCGGGCTCTACTACCTGCTGCAGTCCCGCGGTGCTGTCCGCCGGGTGGTGGACGACACTGCCGTCAAGGACGCTGTTGATGCGCCGCCGCAGACAACCCGGGCAAAGCTCCGCGGGGACTTTGTCCGCCGCGCCCAGGAACTGGGCCGCGACTATACGGTTGACTGGGTGCATCTGAAGCTCAACGACCGCGCCCACCAGACGATCCTCTGCAAGGATCCGTTCCGCAACGTGGACGAGCGCGTCGATGCCCTCCTGGACTCTATGGGCTGA
- a CDS encoding FKBP-type peptidyl-prolyl cis-trans isomerase yields the protein MRRLLAILIPGLLLISACGGTPAAPEPTSQSAGETAKLDSLKLTDNGDKKAPGVAFDKPLDVKEPTVKVVTEGDGERLKANQIADISILAVSGKDGSTLEDTFAKDPEPLELNDALKTGNAVIYNAFVGAKIGSQLALAVPGQAAKEGAEAGPTQLLVVKVLSAKDAPKVLDKPEGETVTPPAGLPTVKENDKGIPEISVEGVKAPTALVSQDLVKGTGPAVKETDTLTVNYVGVTLNGGTKFDSSFDRGEKASFPLTGVIKGWTQGLAGKTVGSRVLLVIPKDLAYGDAGQGEAKGDLVFVVDILGVK from the coding sequence GTGCGCCGACTACTAGCAATTCTCATTCCCGGACTGCTGCTGATATCCGCCTGCGGCGGAACGCCCGCAGCCCCGGAACCCACCAGCCAGTCTGCTGGCGAGACCGCCAAGCTCGACTCCCTGAAGCTTACGGACAACGGGGACAAGAAGGCACCCGGAGTCGCATTCGACAAGCCCCTGGACGTGAAGGAACCCACCGTCAAGGTGGTCACCGAGGGCGACGGGGAACGCCTCAAGGCCAACCAGATCGCCGACATCTCCATCCTCGCCGTCAGCGGCAAGGACGGCTCCACCCTTGAAGACACCTTTGCCAAGGACCCGGAGCCTCTTGAATTGAACGATGCCCTCAAGACCGGAAACGCCGTGATCTACAACGCGTTTGTGGGCGCCAAGATTGGCTCGCAGCTGGCTCTCGCCGTCCCCGGCCAGGCCGCCAAGGAAGGTGCCGAGGCCGGCCCCACGCAATTGCTCGTGGTCAAGGTCCTCTCCGCGAAGGACGCCCCGAAGGTGCTCGACAAGCCTGAGGGTGAGACGGTCACGCCTCCCGCCGGGCTTCCCACCGTCAAGGAAAACGACAAGGGCATCCCGGAGATCTCTGTTGAGGGCGTCAAGGCACCCACGGCACTCGTCTCCCAGGACCTGGTCAAGGGCACAGGCCCCGCTGTGAAGGAAACCGACACCCTGACGGTGAACTACGTCGGAGTCACCCTGAACGGCGGAACGAAATTCGATTCCAGCTTCGACCGCGGCGAAAAGGCCAGCTTCCCGCTGACCGGCGTCATCAAGGGCTGGACGCAGGGCCTTGCCGGCAAGACCGTGGGCTCACGCGTCCTCCTGGTCATTCCGAAGGACCTTGCCTACGGTGATGCGGGACAGGGCGAGGCCAAGGGCGACCTGGTGTTCGTCGTCGACATCCTCGGCGTCAAGTAA
- a CDS encoding FKBP-type peptidyl-prolyl cis-trans isomerase, translating into MSFGQRNFDRQKPEIDFPEGDVPTELVITDLIEGDGAEAKPGDTVSTHYVGVAWSTGEEFDASWGRGAPLDFRVGVGQVIQGWDQGLLGMKVGGRRRLEIPSELAYGSRGAGGAIAPNEALIFVVDLVGVR; encoded by the coding sequence ATGTCATTTGGACAACGCAATTTCGACCGCCAGAAGCCGGAAATTGACTTCCCCGAAGGCGATGTACCCACCGAACTGGTCATCACTGACCTCATCGAGGGTGACGGAGCCGAGGCCAAGCCGGGCGACACTGTCTCCACCCACTATGTCGGAGTCGCCTGGTCCACGGGCGAAGAATTTGACGCCTCCTGGGGCCGCGGCGCTCCGCTGGACTTCCGCGTTGGCGTCGGCCAGGTCATCCAGGGCTGGGACCAGGGCCTGCTGGGCATGAAGGTCGGCGGCCGCCGCCGCCTGGAGATCCCCTCGGAACTCGCGTACGGTTCCCGCGGTGCCGGTGGAGCGATCGCCCCCAACGAAGCACTCATCTTCGTTGTGGACCTCGTCGGAGTCCGCTAG
- a CDS encoding helix-turn-helix transcriptional regulator, producing MSALRTERLLNLLIALLNTRYGLRRSELREKVYRDTSSSEVAFGRMFERDKSDLRQFGFEVETVMDQGWGSDDPATTRYRIGKESNRLPDVNLTSAECTVLILAAQLWEQAALGSAAQNAMRKLQAAGGLTEAELPAGVQPRIRPAGQAFEDLVTAMHAQHPVTFRYLAGSTGREELRTVEPWGLGSRFGQWYLVGLDRGRAAKRFFRLSRFTSAVTVREKERYSPPPGFNVRKELDSLPELPVQSAIVDVASGKVLGLRKRATGAPTAGMPVETHDGGWDRLTVPFRDAEVLGEELASYGPNVTVVAPPELVSAVRRRLKAAADFAASSSPAVVFPDNPPAKRPRKRTSEDQLQRMLQLVPFLVHNQGLHISEVASSFGVTRKELEDDLRILICSGLPEGYPDDLLDIQWEDDHVYITQDLDLNRPVRFTVDEACALLTGLEALNGLPELAEGSALESVTVKLMAAAGEEGLKAASIAGPEVGPGNSAHLATIRQAITDGLQLHLKYFSAQRDSMSERDVDPLRLYSLDNTWYFEAYCHSARDLRNFRLDRIETLEPNGRRVTEAAKPADGFPVKLFTPNDDDALVIVELAPQGIGLADDYYAERTAPLPNGGLIAEIRFGSTGWLPMFVAQHGGAVRILAPQGLADAAGEWIDAALARYGG from the coding sequence GTGTCCGCCTTACGTACAGAACGCCTCCTGAACCTGCTCATCGCGCTGCTCAACACCCGCTACGGCCTGCGGCGCAGCGAATTGCGCGAAAAGGTCTACCGGGACACCAGCAGCAGCGAGGTGGCCTTTGGCCGAATGTTCGAGCGGGACAAGAGCGACCTCCGCCAGTTCGGCTTCGAAGTCGAAACGGTCATGGACCAGGGCTGGGGTTCGGATGATCCTGCCACCACGCGCTACCGCATCGGCAAGGAGTCCAACCGGCTTCCTGACGTGAACCTCACCTCCGCCGAATGCACTGTGCTCATTCTGGCAGCGCAGCTGTGGGAGCAGGCCGCGCTGGGGTCGGCCGCACAGAACGCCATGCGTAAACTGCAGGCAGCCGGCGGCCTCACGGAAGCCGAACTGCCGGCAGGCGTCCAGCCTCGGATCAGGCCCGCGGGCCAGGCCTTCGAGGACCTGGTCACGGCCATGCATGCCCAGCATCCCGTGACGTTCCGTTACCTGGCCGGCAGCACCGGCCGCGAAGAACTCAGGACTGTAGAGCCCTGGGGCCTGGGCAGCCGCTTTGGCCAGTGGTACCTGGTCGGCCTGGACCGGGGCCGTGCGGCGAAACGCTTCTTCCGTCTGTCCCGCTTCACCTCTGCTGTGACCGTCCGGGAAAAGGAACGGTATTCGCCCCCGCCGGGCTTCAACGTCCGGAAGGAACTTGATTCACTCCCCGAACTGCCGGTGCAGTCCGCCATCGTGGACGTGGCGTCCGGCAAGGTGCTGGGCCTGCGCAAGCGCGCGACGGGAGCCCCCACCGCCGGGATGCCGGTCGAGACGCACGACGGCGGTTGGGACCGTCTCACAGTCCCTTTCCGGGACGCTGAGGTGCTGGGCGAAGAACTCGCATCATACGGTCCGAACGTCACGGTGGTTGCGCCCCCCGAGCTGGTATCGGCGGTCCGGAGGAGGCTGAAGGCCGCTGCAGATTTCGCGGCTTCTTCGTCTCCTGCGGTCGTCTTCCCGGATAACCCTCCGGCGAAGCGCCCGCGGAAAAGGACGTCAGAGGACCAACTTCAGCGGATGCTTCAGCTCGTGCCGTTCCTGGTGCACAATCAGGGCCTTCACATCAGCGAAGTTGCTTCCAGTTTTGGAGTCACCCGAAAGGAGCTCGAAGACGATCTGCGCATCCTGATCTGCTCCGGCCTCCCCGAGGGATACCCGGACGATCTCCTGGACATCCAGTGGGAGGATGACCACGTCTACATCACGCAGGACCTTGACCTCAACCGTCCGGTCCGCTTTACCGTAGATGAAGCCTGCGCCCTGCTGACCGGCCTGGAGGCCCTCAACGGCCTGCCTGAGCTCGCGGAAGGGAGTGCGCTGGAGTCCGTCACGGTGAAACTGATGGCGGCAGCAGGGGAGGAGGGCCTGAAAGCGGCGTCCATCGCCGGCCCGGAGGTGGGTCCTGGGAATTCGGCGCATCTTGCGACGATCCGGCAGGCCATCACGGACGGGCTTCAGCTGCACCTAAAATACTTTTCCGCGCAGCGGGACTCCATGTCGGAGCGGGACGTCGACCCGCTGCGGCTCTACTCACTGGACAACACCTGGTACTTCGAGGCGTACTGCCACAGCGCACGGGACCTGCGGAACTTCCGGCTGGACCGCATAGAGACCCTGGAACCAAACGGCCGACGGGTCACCGAGGCGGCAAAACCCGCCGACGGCTTCCCGGTGAAACTGTTCACCCCGAACGACGACGACGCTCTGGTTATCGTCGAACTGGCACCCCAAGGCATCGGGCTGGCCGACGACTACTACGCCGAACGGACGGCCCCGCTCCCCAACGGCGGTCTCATTGCCGAAATCAGGTTCGGCAGCACCGGGTGGCTGCCCATGTTCGTAGCCCAGCATGGCGGCGCGGTCCGCATTCTGGCACCGCAGGGCCTGGCCGATGCTGCCGGGGAATGGATCGACGCGGCCCTGGCCCGCTACGGCGGCTAG
- the tatA gene encoding Sec-independent protein translocase subunit TatA — protein MGRLFDGPWPIVIIIIVALLLFAAPKLPAMARSLGQSMRIIKSEVKEMKNDGKPETKDGTDPVEGKIVNHPQSRPQNGDSSSSTGSADGTDVPPSNRV, from the coding sequence GTGGGACGACTCTTTGATGGCCCTTGGCCCATCGTCATTATTATCATCGTGGCTCTATTGCTGTTTGCCGCGCCCAAACTTCCGGCCATGGCACGTAGCCTCGGCCAGTCCATGCGGATTATTAAATCCGAGGTCAAGGAAATGAAGAACGACGGCAAGCCCGAAACCAAGGACGGCACGGATCCCGTCGAAGGTAAAATCGTCAACCATCCGCAGTCCCGCCCACAAAACGGCGACTCCAGCAGCAGCACCGGCAGCGCAGACGGCACCGACGTTCCGCCGTCGAACCGCGTTTGA